One Streptomyces sp. RPA4-2 genomic window carries:
- a CDS encoding YncE family protein → MRIRTLPAATALAVFFSSAALAVTSAAPALADSSTILPVKSTGDVVVDGVHQRVFISDPTGGKVVATDYSGTVVGTVDSLPGVRGLELSADSGTLYAAVEDADAIVAIDTATATEAHRYATGDGTQPEYPALAGGKVWFGYAGSGRGNIGSLDLSDGDPVVALKQDTTRTWSYAPILGSSVGAPGTIVAGAPEQSPVELAVFDVSSGLANRTAYAFDPGNSSNLSDLAVTPDGKDVITASGAPYKQEVFKLSDLSEDGSYTTNPYPNAVDIAPNGTVAAGTFSWYDPDVHIFEPGVSTPVRQYDFPNTGGSSGSDTLAASGLAWAPDAGKLFAVSYNDEDVYSLRVFDNPTKAETDLTATAPATATRAKSLDVTGKLTSDTAFPSGATVSVRRTDAESPSGKLLGTATVGAAGSYSFADTPPAGGKVTYTVTYAGDDYHAGATATSTVNVTRTAATVTLNNNRKVYAYNSAVKFTAHLGTTYKNRTVAIYADPYGADKPEKLLKSGTVDSSGNLSVTLSLTRDTKLTAKFTGDTRYAPATATSTVGAQAKVSTALSGYYTSKTAWSQTYRYFHKSKDPVYNTTMTPYPGRKYKVEMQGYYQGAWRTTHSGYLVLGSGGKDTLELTGTPPTGVRFRIRSSYIDTTSGDNVNSTTYGTWKYFIFTR, encoded by the coding sequence GTGCGCATACGCACTCTTCCGGCCGCGACAGCACTCGCGGTCTTCTTCAGCTCGGCCGCGCTCGCGGTCACCTCGGCCGCGCCCGCCCTGGCCGACTCCAGCACCATCCTGCCGGTCAAGTCGACCGGGGACGTCGTCGTGGACGGCGTCCACCAGCGGGTCTTCATCAGCGACCCGACCGGTGGAAAGGTCGTCGCAACCGACTACAGCGGCACGGTCGTCGGCACCGTCGACTCGTTGCCCGGCGTCCGCGGCCTGGAACTGTCCGCCGACTCCGGCACCCTGTACGCGGCCGTCGAGGACGCCGACGCGATCGTCGCCATCGACACGGCGACCGCCACCGAGGCCCATCGCTACGCGACGGGCGACGGCACCCAGCCCGAGTACCCGGCCCTCGCCGGCGGCAAGGTCTGGTTCGGTTACGCAGGCTCCGGCAGAGGCAACATCGGCTCGCTCGACCTGAGCGACGGTGACCCGGTCGTGGCCCTCAAACAGGACACCACCCGTACCTGGAGCTACGCCCCGATCCTCGGCTCCTCGGTCGGCGCACCCGGCACCATCGTCGCGGGCGCCCCCGAGCAGAGCCCGGTCGAACTCGCCGTGTTCGACGTGTCGTCGGGTTTGGCGAACCGCACCGCGTACGCCTTCGATCCGGGCAACAGCAGCAACCTCAGCGACCTCGCCGTCACTCCCGACGGCAAGGACGTCATCACCGCCAGCGGCGCCCCCTACAAGCAGGAGGTGTTCAAGCTCTCGGACCTGTCGGAGGACGGCAGCTACACCACCAACCCCTACCCGAACGCGGTCGACATCGCCCCGAACGGCACCGTCGCCGCGGGCACCTTCTCCTGGTACGACCCGGACGTCCACATCTTCGAGCCGGGCGTCTCCACGCCGGTACGGCAGTACGACTTCCCGAACACCGGGGGCAGCAGCGGTTCCGACACCCTCGCGGCCTCGGGTCTCGCCTGGGCGCCGGACGCCGGCAAGCTGTTCGCGGTGTCGTACAACGACGAGGACGTGTACTCGCTGCGCGTCTTCGACAACCCGACCAAGGCGGAGACCGACCTCACGGCGACGGCCCCGGCCACCGCCACCCGCGCCAAGTCCCTTGACGTCACGGGCAAGTTGACGTCGGACACCGCGTTCCCGTCCGGTGCCACGGTCTCCGTCCGCCGCACCGACGCCGAGTCGCCGTCCGGCAAGCTGCTCGGCACGGCGACGGTCGGCGCGGCCGGCTCCTACTCCTTCGCCGACACCCCGCCGGCCGGCGGCAAGGTCACGTACACGGTCACCTACGCGGGCGACGACTACCACGCGGGCGCCACCGCCACGAGCACGGTGAACGTCACCCGCACGGCGGCCACGGTGACGCTCAACAACAACCGCAAGGTGTACGCGTACAACAGCGCGGTGAAGTTCACTGCGCACCTGGGGACGACGTACAAGAACCGCACCGTCGCGATCTACGCCGACCCCTACGGCGCGGACAAGCCCGAGAAGCTGCTCAAGTCCGGCACGGTCGACTCCTCCGGCAACCTGTCCGTCACTCTCTCCCTGACCCGCGACACCAAGCTCACCGCCAAGTTCACCGGCGACACCCGGTACGCGCCCGCGACGGCCACCAGCACGGTCGGCGCGCAGGCGAAGGTGTCGACCGCGCTCAGCGGCTACTACACGAGCAAGACGGCGTGGAGCCAGACGTACCGCTACTTCCACAAGTCCAAGGACCCCGTCTACAACACGACGATGACGCCCTACCCGGGCCGCAAGTACAAGGTGGAGATGCAGGGTTACTACCAGGGTGCCTGGCGCACCACGCACTCCGGTTACCTCGTACTCGGCTCGGGCGGCAAGGACACGCTCGAGCTCACGGGCACCCCGCCGACGGGCGTCCGTTTCCGGATCCGGTCGTCCTACATCGACACGACGTCGGGCGACAACGTGAACTCGACGACGTACGGGACCTGGAAGTACTTCATCTTCACCAGGTGA
- a CDS encoding tyrosine-type recombinase/integrase, translated as MVDVLEEHLRWQKQERASKGMEWSPAGRVFTTRSGEPLDVANVRRDFKAIVKKAGLEPEWTPRELRHSFVSLLSDHGIPLERIALLVGHSSQATTEAVYRKQLRPVITEGAEAMDEIFAEDDEEVDALGA; from the coding sequence GTGGTCGACGTCCTCGAAGAGCACCTGAGGTGGCAGAAGCAGGAGCGGGCCTCGAAGGGGATGGAGTGGAGCCCGGCCGGCCGGGTCTTCACGACTCGGAGCGGCGAACCGCTCGATGTCGCGAACGTCCGGCGCGACTTCAAGGCCATCGTGAAGAAGGCAGGACTGGAGCCGGAATGGACACCGCGGGAGCTGCGGCACAGTTTCGTGTCCCTGCTCTCGGATCATGGGATCCCGCTGGAACGGATCGCACTCCTGGTCGGTCACAGCAGTCAGGCGACGACGGAAGCGGTGTACCGGAAGCAGCTCCGGCCTGTGATCACGGAGGGTGCCGAAGCGATGGACGAGATCTTCGCCGAGGACGATGAAGAGGTGGACGCGCTCGGGGCCTGA